A portion of the Clostridium gelidum genome contains these proteins:
- a CDS encoding alpha/beta hydrolase family protein → MKRKFIKPLNMILACVTAISMVLITPSYVFAAEQAISINSKTLQAIPASLKDATYVGVTDADNDLISYRLQVTMKGDKITKASFYMCFDGCEYTSGTTDYLLNNQWMGMKNPTRRARYESMDNTFNSNAIAATSYNEKLIGLSNPSQLTRPSTNKEVYAALQSAWKNIMENQLIVVEHRQELLGDNNNVPHNWNVYIPKYVQDHPNVKVPMVMTLHASGNNIEQAEGLGFPYVGSKSNFITVIPASTTPGIWNEPYSKLSHYNDEEFLLKLISDVENHYSIDIQKIYMSGISLGATMTADMAILHPEIFAGIDIVAGGPSLNADTASNIQKRLSQSLTRLPIIYGVGTDDGINFSKKDNDPKPLIRAEFDTLLNTFKKMNNIPVTTFDSKYTFGAILNNSQTFDKYGYTINTGTWYSNDNLQNADYMMMCTVDGMWHSNPNPYYAEMSWNYLNKFSRQANGALIQDKHVN, encoded by the coding sequence ATGAAAAGAAAATTTATTAAACCATTAAACATGATATTGGCATGTGTAACTGCTATTTCTATGGTTCTTATCACACCAAGCTATGTGTTTGCAGCAGAGCAAGCTATTTCAATTAACTCAAAGACTTTACAAGCAATACCAGCATCTTTAAAAGATGCTACTTATGTGGGTGTGACTGATGCAGATAATGATCTTATTTCCTACAGGCTACAGGTTACAATGAAAGGTGATAAAATCACTAAAGCAAGTTTTTATATGTGCTTTGATGGTTGTGAGTATACATCAGGTACTACAGACTACTTATTAAATAACCAATGGATGGGTATGAAAAATCCTACAAGAAGAGCAAGATATGAATCAATGGATAATACATTTAATAGCAATGCTATAGCTGCAACATCCTATAATGAAAAGTTAATTGGACTTTCTAATCCTAGTCAATTAACTAGACCATCAACTAATAAGGAAGTATATGCAGCACTACAGTCAGCTTGGAAAAATATTATGGAAAATCAACTAATTGTTGTTGAACACAGACAAGAATTACTAGGTGATAATAACAATGTTCCTCATAACTGGAATGTATATATACCTAAATATGTACAAGATCATCCAAATGTAAAGGTACCTATGGTTATGACATTACATGCTTCAGGTAACAATATAGAACAAGCTGAAGGTTTAGGCTTTCCATATGTGGGATCAAAATCAAATTTTATAACTGTTATTCCAGCTTCAACTACACCTGGAATTTGGAATGAACCATATTCTAAATTAAGTCATTATAATGATGAAGAGTTTTTACTTAAATTGATTAGTGATGTAGAAAATCATTATTCAATTGATATACAAAAAATATATATGTCAGGAATATCACTTGGTGCAACCATGACTGCAGATATGGCAATCTTACATCCGGAAATTTTTGCAGGAATAGATATAGTTGCAGGTGGACCTTCATTAAATGCGGACACTGCTTCAAACATTCAGAAAAGATTATCACAAAGTTTGACACGTCTTCCGATTATATATGGAGTTGGTACGGATGATGGCATTAATTTCTCAAAGAAAGACAATGATCCTAAACCTCTAATACGTGCTGAATTTGACACTTTATTAAATACATTTAAGAAAATGAATAATATACCTGTAACTACTTTTGACAGTAAATATACATTTGGTGCTATCCTTAATAATAGTCAAACATTCGATAAGTATGGTTATACAATTAATACTGGTACATGGTATAGTAATGACAATCTTCAAAATGCAGATTATATGATGATGTGTACTGTTGATGGAATGTGGCATAGTAATCCAAATCCATATTATGCTGAAATGTCATGGAATTATTTGAATAAATTCAGCAGACAAGCTAATGGAGCATTAATTCAAGATAAACATGTAAACTAA
- a CDS encoding 2'-5' RNA ligase family protein has product MRYVVVGVVKGKAGDFNNNLRKDLMEKFKSRSSKLPAHFTINAPFEYDGEITELNKVLGSFSENEKCTPFMINGYDHFGDRVVYMKVNMSEEAKVVHDRLIDKMSTVPYIKFEEKDGKDKIFHVTLASKGLKSLYDKVWGYVHQYPCEFKCSFDNVTIYNWKEGTWNLYKEFEFKK; this is encoded by the coding sequence ATGAGATATGTAGTAGTAGGTGTGGTAAAAGGAAAAGCAGGAGACTTTAACAATAATTTAAGAAAAGATCTCATGGAAAAATTCAAGTCAAGATCATCTAAGTTGCCAGCTCATTTCACTATTAATGCACCCTTTGAGTATGATGGAGAAATTACGGAATTAAATAAGGTTCTTGGAAGTTTTAGTGAAAATGAAAAATGTACACCTTTTATGATTAATGGTTATGATCATTTTGGTGATAGGGTAGTTTACATGAAAGTAAATATGTCTGAAGAAGCTAAAGTTGTTCATGATAGGTTAATAGATAAGATGAGTACAGTACCTTATATTAAATTTGAAGAGAAAGATGGCAAAGATAAAATTTTCCATGTAACTTTAGCTTCAAAAGGGTTAAAGTCTTTGTATGATAAGGTGTGGGGATATGTTCATCAGTATCCTTGTGAATTTAAATGTTCATTTGATAATGTTACTATTTATAACTGGAAAGAAGGAACTTGGAATTTATATAAGGAATTTGAATTTAAAAAGTGA
- a CDS encoding cytochrome b5 domain-containing protein: MSIYFDFKTINELTGNNYYRQQKEFTLEDLAQYTGRNGYPAYVAIEGIVYDISNSEAWGGGTHFGLTAGQDLTSQFNSCRGIIDILTNAPKVGILIDEEDMSDINDMNNMSNMNYEYTMPMNRQASQDKSKFTPDDWIRYITPLVVYALREPSQGTNTQRLYQKAILLGVLVGLGKTPQEAITQVQQWQNTGASQILKSGTGTTSGMGTGGSAGTGFGMGSGTSGSTSTGGGTGITGGMGTGFGMGPGTSGSTSAGGGAGTLGTGFGTPPKESTGTSGSTNTSNRLQID, from the coding sequence ATGTCTATTTATTTTGACTTTAAAACTATTAACGAACTTACAGGAAATAATTATTATAGACAACAAAAAGAGTTTACCTTAGAAGATTTAGCACAATATACCGGAAGAAATGGATACCCTGCCTATGTTGCAATAGAAGGAATTGTCTATGATATAAGTAATTCAGAAGCTTGGGGGGGAGGAACACATTTTGGACTTACAGCAGGCCAAGACTTAACAAGTCAGTTTAATTCTTGTCGTGGAATAATTGACATTCTAACCAATGCACCTAAGGTTGGGATACTTATAGATGAGGAGGATATGAGTGATATAAATGATATGAATAATATGAGCAACATGAATTATGAATATACTATGCCTATGAATAGGCAAGCAAGTCAAGACAAATCTAAGTTTACTCCTGATGATTGGATTAGGTATATTACTCCTTTAGTTGTTTATGCTTTAAGAGAACCTAGTCAAGGAACTAATACACAACGTTTATATCAGAAAGCTATTTTATTAGGTGTACTTGTAGGATTGGGAAAAACACCTCAGGAAGCTATTACTCAGGTTCAACAATGGCAAAATACTGGTGCATCTCAGATATTAAAAAGTGGTACAGGCACAACTAGTGGAATGGGCACTGGAGGAAGTGCGGGAACAGGCTTTGGCATGGGCTCAGGAACAAGTGGAAGTACAAGCACAGGAGGCGGTACAGGCATAACTGGTGGAATGGGTACAGGATTTGGTATGGGTCCGGGAACGAGTGGAAGTACAAGTGCAGGAGGAGGCGCAGGCACTCTGGGAACAGGATTTGGTACACCACCAAAAGAAAGTACAGGCACCAGTGGAAGCACTAATACAAGTAACAGACTTCAGATTGACTAA
- a CDS encoding DUF4179 domain-containing protein, whose translation MKNNIYSMLNGANINLDDYEKEDLNDIEKKKIKANFRKSISKNKSHKRNMIVAGVALAFTVTLFGTNVGANALTNVLKIAGVEDIGSFLGIYKNLDEYKTVINKSITDNGITIKLNEVIVDGNEINVSYNISSDEKLKNVESPVHTSGLIYINNKVVFAGGCGSSKRIDDYKVQEVRTYDLGNNNLDGDLDMKIRFSTVDINGNIKDGKWVFEFKANGDELKADTREMELNNKFTLENGEEWTLEKYTDNSLGQKIYASVSNYKEKPRYGLVVSGNDNLNHYVRFRSDRADHIGKDRVVLKINKYDEKYNENAKTLTLTPYAEEFPDGEWKIEQIGKPFTIDLTQLK comes from the coding sequence ATGAAAAACAATATATATAGTATGTTAAATGGAGCAAATATAAATTTAGACGATTATGAAAAAGAAGATTTAAATGATATAGAAAAGAAAAAAATTAAGGCTAATTTTAGAAAATCAATTTCTAAAAATAAATCTCATAAAAGGAATATGATAGTAGCAGGAGTGGCTTTAGCATTCACAGTAACATTATTTGGCACAAATGTTGGAGCAAATGCATTAACAAATGTATTAAAAATAGCTGGAGTAGAGGATATTGGTAGTTTCTTAGGTATATATAAGAATTTAGATGAATATAAGACGGTTATTAATAAATCAATAACTGATAATGGAATAACAATTAAACTAAATGAAGTTATAGTAGATGGAAATGAAATAAATGTTTCATATAATATATCTTCTGACGAGAAATTAAAGAATGTGGAGTCACCTGTACATACTTCTGGTCTAATTTATATAAATAATAAAGTGGTATTTGCTGGAGGCTGTGGATCATCTAAGAGGATTGATGATTATAAGGTTCAAGAAGTTAGAACCTATGATTTAGGAAATAATAACTTAGATGGAGATTTAGATATGAAAATTAGATTTTCAACTGTAGATATAAATGGAAATATAAAAGATGGAAAGTGGGTATTTGAATTTAAGGCTAATGGTGATGAATTAAAAGCTGATACTAGAGAAATGGAACTTAATAATAAATTTACCCTCGAAAATGGAGAGGAATGGACTTTAGAAAAATATACAGATAACTCATTAGGTCAAAAAATTTATGCTTCAGTATCAAATTATAAAGAGAAACCACGTTATGGGTTAGTGGTTTCTGGTAATGATAATTTAAATCATTATGTTAGATTTAGGTCAGATAGGGCAGATCACATTGGAAAAGATCGTGTGGTATTAAAAATAAATAAATATGATGAAAAATATAATGAAAATGCAAAGACATTGACTTTAACACCTTATGCAGAAGAATTTCCAGATGGTGAATGGAAGATTGAACAAATAGGGAAACCATTTACCATAGATTTAACTCAATTAAAATGA